One part of the Moorena sp. SIOASIH genome encodes these proteins:
- the malQ gene encoding 4-alpha-glucanotransferase, with amino-acid sequence MPFPRSSGLLLHPTSLPSPFGIGDLGLRAYQFIDFLAESAQQYWQILPLGPIGYGNSPYGSYSAMAGNPLLISPEQLQKQGRLLDEDFANLPEFPLDSVDYDQVIQTKMPLFYQACDRFRANASPQQHQKFTEFCQAKASWLEDYALFMAVRDAFDQSSWHTWERDIAMAQPKAVEYWRQKLQDEIYFYKYLQFEFFCQWSALKQYANHHQIQIIGDIPIYVAHDSADVWAHREIFAIDHETGEPTLMAGVPPDYFSATGQLWGNPVYNWEQLQADNFRWWIQRFQTILEYVDIVRIDHFRGFEAYWQVKQGETTAITGEWVKAPGKEFFEVLQDKLGNLPIIAEDLGIITPEVEALRSRFQFPGMRILQFAFSGGSSNPYLPFNYVRNCVVYTGTHDNDTTVGWFKKLSAEDKQIIINYSGPVSQEGIHWDLIRLALSSIANQAIIPVQDILGLDTDARMNFPSTVEGNWQWRYQPNALSEELANRLKILTHTYGRAPFSSH; translated from the coding sequence ATGCCTTTTCCGAGATCTAGTGGTCTTTTGCTCCATCCGACATCCCTACCCAGTCCCTTTGGTATTGGTGACTTAGGTTTACGGGCTTATCAATTCATTGACTTTTTGGCAGAAAGCGCCCAGCAATACTGGCAAATCTTGCCCCTTGGTCCGATTGGGTATGGTAACTCTCCCTATGGCTCTTACTCAGCCATGGCAGGCAATCCCCTACTCATTAGTCCAGAACAATTGCAAAAGCAGGGACGGCTGTTGGATGAAGACTTTGCCAATCTACCAGAGTTTCCCCTTGACTCAGTGGATTATGATCAGGTAATTCAAACCAAGATGCCCCTGTTTTACCAAGCTTGCGATCGCTTTCGTGCCAACGCCTCACCCCAACAGCACCAGAAATTTACAGAATTTTGTCAAGCAAAAGCCAGCTGGTTGGAAGACTATGCTTTATTTATGGCTGTTCGTGATGCCTTTGACCAGAGTAGCTGGCATACTTGGGAACGAGACATTGCTATGGCTCAACCCAAAGCAGTTGAGTATTGGCGGCAGAAATTGCAGGATGAAATTTATTTTTACAAATACCTACAGTTTGAGTTTTTCTGCCAGTGGTCAGCTCTCAAACAGTACGCCAACCATCACCAGATCCAGATTATTGGTGATATTCCAATTTATGTGGCTCACGATAGTGCTGATGTCTGGGCTCATCGGGAAATCTTTGCCATTGATCACGAAACTGGCGAACCCACACTCATGGCTGGGGTGCCTCCGGACTATTTCAGTGCCACAGGTCAGTTGTGGGGTAATCCAGTTTACAACTGGGAACAGTTACAGGCAGATAACTTCCGATGGTGGATACAACGCTTCCAAACCATCTTGGAGTATGTAGACATTGTGCGGATTGACCATTTCCGGGGATTTGAAGCCTACTGGCAAGTCAAGCAAGGAGAAACAACTGCCATCACTGGAGAATGGGTTAAGGCACCAGGAAAAGAATTTTTTGAAGTACTCCAAGACAAGTTGGGCAATTTGCCAATTATTGCCGAAGATTTAGGGATCATCACTCCAGAAGTAGAAGCATTACGTTCACGGTTCCAGTTCCCTGGTATGAGAATTTTACAGTTTGCGTTTAGTGGGGGATCAAGTAACCCTTACTTACCCTTTAACTATGTCCGCAACTGTGTGGTTTACACCGGTACCCATGATAATGACACAACAGTAGGTTGGTTTAAAAAACTCTCTGCTGAGGATAAGCAGATTATAATTAATTACTCCGGACCAGTCAGCCAAGAAGGCATCCATTGGGATTTAATCCGATTAGCGCTCAGTAGTATTGCCAATCAAGCGATTATTCCTGTCCAAGATATTTTAGGTCTGGACACAGATGCTCGAATGAATTTTCCGAGTACCGTGGAAGGCAACTGGCAATGGCGCTATCAACCGAATGCGTTGAGTGAAGAATTGGCTAATCGCCTCAAAATCCTCACTCACACTTACGGTCGTGCTCCCTTCAGTTCTCACTAG
- a CDS encoding RodZ domain-containing protein, whose translation MNENKVPLQEQQQKKLAEMGSYLCQLRTQQSKSIGEIATCTRINARFLRAIEQGKLDQLPEPVYVQGFIKHFADALGLDGDEFAKAFPTGVTVQRSTLSWGNSWVPQLRPFHLYLFYICLVIGSVSGLSVLINPSKPQITDKEPNSSPAQSLPIPGNLDQTNSQAQLALTKIPSSPNKPVQVDITLKGRSWLLIVADGKKKYEGILEEGAHQTWVANEKLFVKAGDAGNVIVEFNNQQAKQMGAPGAVEALTFAAKPRPSLQ comes from the coding sequence ATGAATGAAAACAAAGTCCCGTTGCAGGAACAACAACAGAAGAAGCTGGCAGAAATGGGTTCATACCTGTGCCAGTTACGCACTCAACAGTCTAAAAGCATTGGGGAAATTGCCACTTGCACCCGAATTAATGCACGATTTTTGAGGGCAATAGAGCAAGGCAAGCTAGACCAATTACCAGAACCTGTGTATGTTCAAGGGTTTATCAAGCACTTTGCGGATGCACTAGGCTTAGATGGAGACGAGTTTGCCAAGGCTTTTCCCACTGGGGTAACTGTACAGAGGTCAACACTTTCCTGGGGGAACAGTTGGGTACCTCAACTGCGACCGTTTCATCTTTATTTGTTCTACATTTGCTTGGTTATTGGTTCGGTGAGTGGCTTATCTGTCCTCATCAACCCTTCTAAGCCACAAATAACTGATAAGGAACCAAACTCGTCTCCAGCTCAGTCGTTACCGATACCCGGTAATTTAGATCAAACTAACTCCCAAGCACAGTTAGCCTTAACCAAGATACCGTCCAGTCCAAATAAGCCAGTTCAGGTGGATATCACTCTCAAAGGTAGATCTTGGCTTCTGATCGTGGCAGATGGCAAGAAAAAATATGAAGGCATCCTAGAAGAAGGAGCCCACCAGACTTGGGTTGCTAACGAAAAACTATTTGTTAAAGCTGGCGATGCTGGGAATGTAATCGTTGAGTTCAATAACCAACAGGCAAAGCAGATGGGGGCTCCTGGTGCAGTAGAAGCATTAACCTTTGCCGCTAAACCTAGACCCTCTCTCCAGTAG
- a CDS encoding pseudouridine synthase, with amino-acid sequence MEERVQKILSQWGIASRRRAEKMIAAGQVRLNGTTVHLGQKADPETDLIEVDGKPINPYHRPQSIYLLLNKPAGVVSTCRDSRNRPTVIDLLPDKLTKGQGIHPVGRLDADSTGALLLTNDGELTFRLTHPSHHIPKTYQVWVRGNPPESVLQTWREGVNLLGKKTLPAQVRVLKRKGQSTLLEVVLTEGRNRQIRRVAQLLSYPVIHLHRTAIGPIKLNLPGEPILPCGDYRALNDVEVSFLTSKSTIVQ; translated from the coding sequence ATGGAGGAAAGAGTACAAAAAATTCTTTCACAGTGGGGTATTGCGTCACGGCGTCGAGCCGAGAAGATGATAGCCGCAGGACAAGTGCGCCTAAATGGTACGACTGTACATTTGGGGCAGAAAGCTGATCCAGAAACAGATCTAATCGAAGTGGATGGCAAACCGATAAACCCCTATCACCGACCTCAATCTATCTACCTTTTACTGAACAAGCCTGCTGGAGTAGTTTCCACTTGCCGAGATTCCCGGAATCGTCCGACAGTAATTGACTTATTACCGGATAAACTAACCAAGGGTCAGGGGATTCATCCTGTAGGAAGGCTAGATGCGGATTCTACAGGTGCATTACTACTGACCAATGATGGTGAGCTAACATTTCGCCTGACCCATCCTAGTCATCACATACCTAAGACGTATCAGGTTTGGGTACGGGGTAATCCCCCAGAATCGGTACTGCAAACTTGGCGTGAAGGTGTTAATCTGCTGGGTAAAAAAACGTTACCCGCTCAAGTCCGTGTACTTAAGCGTAAGGGTCAATCCACACTTTTGGAGGTAGTCTTAACCGAAGGTAGAAACCGACAGATCCGTCGTGTTGCTCAACTGCTAAGCTATCCAGTGATTCATCTACATCGTACTGCTATTGGCCCGATTAAATTAAATCTACCAGGAGAGCCAATTCTTCCTTGTGGTGACTACCGTGCCTTGAATGATGTAGAGGTGAGTTTTCTTACCAGTAAATCCACCATTGTTCAGTAA
- a CDS encoding DUF2993 domain-containing protein, with protein MVKTPKTSLQKPSQIISKVISPALRLWLRSQVEEVATLQLSIVGCDRQILTGYIPQVALAAKQAVYQGLHLSQIQLEGSNIRLNLGQIIKGKPLRLLEPVPVVGQLLLLEPDLQSSLEAPLLSNALTELLNTFLKSDDIIQPGNDPKQPQIRWQKININIGQLTLRGISTNPDVGKKLIVIRAGIQLATPHQLELNPLQVQIDPDAPPISLDGFLINLGPEVELQELTLTTGQLICRGGLKVMP; from the coding sequence TTGGTTAAAACTCCGAAAACTTCATTGCAAAAGCCAAGCCAGATTATCAGCAAAGTTATTTCCCCAGCGCTACGGCTGTGGCTGCGATCGCAAGTAGAGGAAGTTGCTACATTGCAACTAAGCATTGTAGGATGCGATCGCCAAATCCTGACTGGTTACATTCCTCAGGTTGCCCTTGCTGCCAAGCAAGCAGTTTATCAAGGACTGCATCTAAGCCAAATTCAGCTCGAAGGCAGTAATATTAGACTCAACCTGGGTCAGATAATTAAGGGTAAACCCCTACGTCTTTTAGAACCAGTTCCCGTAGTGGGTCAGCTATTACTCCTAGAACCAGACCTGCAATCATCTCTTGAAGCACCCTTGTTATCTAACGCTTTGACGGAGTTATTAAATACATTCCTTAAATCAGATGATATCATTCAACCCGGTAACGACCCCAAACAGCCACAAATACGCTGGCAAAAGATTAATATCAATATAGGACAGCTGACATTAAGAGGCATTTCAACTAATCCTGATGTTGGTAAAAAGCTGATAGTAATTCGTGCTGGTATCCAACTGGCTACCCCCCACCAACTCGAACTGAACCCCTTGCAAGTTCAGATAGACCCTGATGCACCCCCTATTAGCTTAGATGGGTTTCTAATAAATTTAGGACCAGAGGTGGAGCTTCAGGAACTTACCCTCACAACTGGACAACTGATATGTCGTGGAGGACTGAAGGTAATGCCTTAG
- a CDS encoding AAA family ATPase gives MQEEINVLIQAQYPLIYLVTPEEERAERAIAMIAQRKSQQQRVFVWTVTHGIVEYGQSRHTTQHNTVSPEAAVQWVIQQKEPGIYIFKDLHPFIDAPATTRWLRDAMASFREEAKKSLKKSIIVMSPVQQIPIELEKEVVVLDFPLPNLKELNQVLSHQLDQSKTRRTTTETREKLLKAALGLTRDEAEKVYRKAYVKAGRLTEAEVDIVLSEKKQIIRRNGILEYIEEDETLDSIGGLEELKRWLKQRSNAFTERAREYGLPQPKGMLILGVPGCGKSLIAKTTSRLWGLPLLRLDMGRVYDGSMVGRSEANLRNALKTAESISPAILFIDELDKSFAGSSGSSDSDGGTSSRIFGSFLTWMQEKTSPVFVMATANRVERLPGEFLRKGRFDEIFFVDLPNTQERQQIFEIHLKKRRGDIDRFDIEQLAKVSEGFSGAEIEQALVAAMYEAFAQDREFTQLDIIAAIKSTQPLSRTMTEQVAALRDWARQRARPAASSVAEYQRMEF, from the coding sequence ATGCAAGAAGAGATAAACGTTCTCATTCAAGCTCAATATCCTCTAATCTACCTCGTGACTCCCGAGGAGGAGCGGGCAGAGAGGGCAATAGCAATGATTGCTCAAAGGAAGTCTCAACAGCAACGAGTCTTCGTTTGGACCGTCACTCACGGGATTGTTGAGTATGGTCAATCACGCCACACCACTCAGCACAATACGGTCTCTCCTGAGGCAGCAGTTCAGTGGGTAATTCAACAAAAAGAACCTGGTATATACATCTTTAAGGACTTACATCCCTTTATAGATGCACCAGCAACTACCCGATGGTTGCGGGATGCGATGGCAAGCTTTAGGGAGGAAGCAAAGAAGTCTCTTAAAAAGTCTATCATCGTAATGTCCCCCGTGCAGCAGATTCCTATTGAGTTGGAAAAGGAAGTGGTTGTGCTTGACTTTCCCCTACCAAACCTTAAGGAACTTAACCAAGTCCTATCCCACCAACTGGATCAGAGTAAAACTCGTCGAACGACTACAGAAACTAGGGAAAAGCTGCTCAAAGCAGCATTAGGCTTGACGCGGGATGAAGCAGAGAAGGTTTATCGCAAAGCCTACGTTAAAGCTGGTCGTCTCACCGAAGCTGAAGTCGATATTGTTCTATCCGAGAAGAAGCAGATCATCCGCCGCAACGGGATCCTAGAGTATATAGAAGAAGATGAAACTCTCGATTCTATAGGAGGCTTAGAGGAACTGAAGCGTTGGCTCAAGCAGCGCTCTAATGCCTTTACCGAGAGGGCGAGAGAATATGGTTTGCCTCAACCGAAGGGAATGTTGATTCTAGGGGTTCCTGGCTGTGGTAAATCTCTGATTGCCAAAACTACGTCTCGTTTATGGGGTCTGCCACTATTGCGCCTGGATATGGGGCGAGTATACGATGGCTCGATGGTAGGGCGCTCGGAAGCCAACCTGCGCAATGCTTTGAAGACGGCAGAATCAATCTCTCCAGCTATTCTCTTCATAGATGAGCTTGATAAGTCGTTTGCTGGTAGCAGCGGTTCTTCTGACTCTGATGGGGGTACTTCAAGTCGAATCTTTGGTTCTTTCCTGACCTGGATGCAAGAAAAAACCTCACCAGTCTTTGTGATGGCGACAGCAAACCGAGTGGAGCGCCTACCAGGAGAATTCCTGCGCAAAGGTCGTTTCGATGAGATATTTTTTGTTGATTTACCCAACACTCAAGAACGCCAGCAAATCTTTGAAATTCACCTGAAAAAGCGGCGTGGAGATATTGACCGCTTTGACATTGAACAGTTAGCTAAGGTTTCTGAAGGTTTTTCTGGGGCTGAGATTGAACAAGCCCTGGTGGCAGCGATGTATGAGGCATTTGCTCAAGACCGGGAGTTTACTCAACTCGATATTATTGCCGCGATTAAATCAACTCAGCCTCTATCGCGCACCATGACAGAGCAGGTTGCAGCCCTGAGGGACTGGGCTAGGCAACGCGCGCGACCTGCTGCATCCTCCGTAGCTGAATATCAGCGTATGGAGTTCTAA
- a CDS encoding DUF1257 domain-containing protein has product MSHFSTLRTKITDAEILKTSLCDLGITVKTEADVRGYNGQRVRADLVAVLEGEYDLGWSRNSDGTFDLIADLWGVAKKHNQTELINSINQKYAVNKTLAEVKQRGLNNANVKLVLQK; this is encoded by the coding sequence ATGTCTCACTTTAGCACTCTGCGCACTAAAATCACCGATGCCGAAATCCTGAAGACTTCCCTGTGTGACCTGGGAATCACTGTTAAGACAGAAGCTGATGTTCGCGGCTACAATGGTCAACGAGTTCGCGCTGACTTGGTTGCCGTTCTCGAAGGTGAATATGATCTCGGTTGGTCTCGCAACAGTGATGGCACCTTTGACCTGATTGCTGACCTCTGGGGTGTGGCTAAGAAGCACAACCAAACCGAGTTGATCAACTCCATCAACCAGAAGTATGCCGTTAACAAGACCTTGGCAGAAGTCAAGCAGCGTGGCCTAAACAATGCCAACGTTAAGTTGGTGCTGCAAAAGTAG
- a CDS encoding thioredoxin domain-containing protein — protein MSNVITIEEKDFEIEVLKAQQPVLVYFWATWCGPCRLVSPSVDWVAENYSDRLKVIKMEVDQNKDAVAKCKVEGVPALRLFKNGELAQSHEGAISKAKLQSMLDDNL, from the coding sequence GTGAGTAATGTGATTACAATCGAAGAGAAAGATTTTGAAATCGAAGTTTTAAAAGCCCAGCAGCCAGTACTGGTATACTTCTGGGCAACTTGGTGTGGACCGTGCCGCTTAGTATCGCCATCAGTGGACTGGGTTGCGGAAAATTATAGCGATCGCTTAAAAGTCATTAAGATGGAAGTAGACCAAAATAAAGATGCCGTTGCCAAGTGCAAGGTAGAGGGTGTCCCTGCTCTAAGACTGTTTAAAAATGGTGAGCTAGCCCAATCCCATGAGGGAGCAATTAGCAAAGCTAAATTGCAGAGTATGCTGGATGACAACCTTTAG
- a CDS encoding LL-diaminopimelate aminotransferase, with the protein MQFAQRLQPLQANVFADMDQAKALAAAGKEIIDLSLGSSDLPAPNHVCAAIEASLYEPSTHGYLLFHGTKAFRQAAASWYTKRFGIPVDPETEVLQLIGSQEGTAHLPLAVLNPGDFALLQDPGYPSHAGGVHLASGQIYPMPLLAENNFLPVFEDIPEAVLAQARMMVLSYPHNPTTAIASLSFFEEAVAFCQCHNLVLVHDFPYVDIVFEDTRGNREQIGKIPESLNPTSVAPSVLQADPQKTVSIEFFSFSKSYNMGGFRIGYAIGNAQLIRALRQVKAAIDFNQYRGILNGAIAALNGSQDIVKPVVTTYQQRRDTFVDALNRIGWSVPVPRATMYVWAKLPEPWAGNSVKFCTSLVEATGVAVSPGAGFGKAGEGYVRFALVQEPAVLERAVERISEFLKSH; encoded by the coding sequence ATGCAGTTTGCCCAACGTTTACAACCCCTGCAAGCAAATGTATTTGCCGATATGGACCAGGCAAAAGCGTTGGCAGCTGCTGGGAAAGAAATCATTGACCTATCCTTAGGGTCTTCAGATTTACCAGCTCCCAACCATGTGTGTGCTGCGATTGAAGCCTCGTTGTATGAGCCCAGCACTCACGGTTACTTGCTGTTTCATGGTACTAAAGCTTTTCGTCAGGCAGCTGCTAGCTGGTATACTAAACGATTTGGTATTCCGGTTGACCCAGAAACTGAGGTGCTACAACTGATTGGTTCTCAGGAAGGCACAGCTCATTTACCTTTAGCTGTGCTTAATCCGGGGGATTTTGCTCTGCTACAAGACCCAGGCTATCCTTCCCATGCCGGTGGTGTCCACCTAGCCAGTGGTCAGATTTATCCCATGCCCCTATTGGCAGAAAACAATTTTTTGCCTGTATTTGAGGATATCCCCGAGGCAGTGCTAGCTCAAGCACGGATGATGGTGTTGAGTTATCCCCATAATCCCACTACTGCGATCGCATCCTTGTCTTTTTTTGAGGAAGCAGTGGCGTTTTGTCAGTGCCATAACCTGGTATTAGTTCACGATTTTCCCTACGTTGATATCGTTTTTGAAGATACCAGAGGCAATCGGGAGCAGATCGGGAAAATTCCAGAAAGCCTCAATCCCACCTCTGTTGCTCCCTCAGTTTTACAAGCAGACCCACAGAAAACTGTATCGATTGAGTTTTTTAGCTTTTCCAAGTCTTACAATATGGGAGGCTTCCGGATTGGCTATGCTATCGGTAATGCTCAATTGATTCGAGCTTTGCGGCAGGTGAAAGCGGCAATTGACTTTAACCAATACAGGGGGATTCTCAATGGTGCGATCGCAGCCTTGAATGGTTCTCAAGACATTGTTAAACCTGTAGTCACCACCTATCAACAGCGGCGGGATACCTTTGTCGATGCTTTAAACCGCATTGGTTGGTCAGTGCCAGTGCCACGAGCCACTATGTATGTCTGGGCAAAATTGCCAGAACCTTGGGCAGGGAACTCAGTAAAATTTTGTACTAGCTTGGTAGAAGCCACTGGGGTGGCTGTTTCTCCAGGAGCTGGTTTTGGCAAGGCTGGTGAAGGCTATGTGCGTTTTGCATTAGTACAGGAACCAGCGGTTTTAGAAAGGGCAGTGGAGAGAATTTCAGAATTTTTGAAATCTCATTAA
- the gatB gene encoding Asp-tRNA(Asn)/Glu-tRNA(Gln) amidotransferase subunit GatB has protein sequence MTTAAPAKTQYEAIIGLETHCQLSTETKIFSNSSTKFGATPNTNIDPICMGMPGVLPVLNQKVLEYAVKAGLALNCQIAPYSKFDRKQYFYPDLPKNYQISQYDLPIAEHGSLEIELSDNDGNPIRKKIGITRLHMEEDAGKLVHAGSDRLAGSTYSLVDFNRAGVPLIEIVSEPDLRSGQEAAEYAQELRRIVRYIGVSDGNMQEGSLRCDVNISVRPVGQKEFGTKVEIKNMNSFNAIQKAIEYEIDRQIAAVEAGKSIIQETRLWEEGSQRTISMRTKEGSSDYRYFPEPDLPPIEVSTEQLEQWRSELAELPAQKRHRYESELGLSAYDARVLTDDRQVAEYFETTVAANANPKQAANWVMGDIAAYLKTEKLAITEIALKPETLAELINLIDNDTISGKIAKEILPELLSKGGSARELVERKGLIKISDPDQLSTIIDEVLAANPKELEQYRNGKTKLQGFFVGQVMKKTSGRADPKLTNQILGKKLKGD, from the coding sequence ATGACTACTGCTGCACCAGCTAAAACTCAATACGAAGCAATCATTGGTTTAGAAACCCATTGTCAGCTTAGTACCGAAACCAAGATTTTTTCTAACTCTTCCACAAAATTTGGTGCTACCCCTAATACCAATATTGACCCAATTTGTATGGGGATGCCAGGAGTGTTGCCGGTTCTGAATCAAAAGGTACTAGAGTATGCTGTCAAAGCGGGTTTAGCACTCAATTGCCAGATTGCTCCCTACAGCAAATTTGACCGGAAACAGTATTTTTATCCTGACCTACCCAAAAACTACCAGATTTCCCAATACGACTTGCCCATTGCTGAGCATGGCTCACTGGAAATTGAATTGTCCGATAATGACGGTAATCCTATCCGTAAAAAGATTGGTATCACTCGCCTACACATGGAGGAAGATGCCGGGAAACTGGTTCATGCTGGTAGTGACCGACTGGCTGGTTCTACCTACTCCCTAGTAGATTTCAACCGTGCTGGGGTACCTCTGATTGAAATAGTATCAGAGCCGGATCTGCGCTCTGGTCAAGAGGCAGCAGAATATGCTCAAGAGCTGCGTCGGATTGTACGCTACATCGGTGTCAGTGATGGCAACATGCAAGAAGGGTCCCTGCGTTGTGATGTCAATATATCTGTACGTCCTGTAGGTCAGAAGGAGTTTGGCACCAAAGTAGAAATCAAAAATATGAACTCCTTCAATGCTATCCAGAAAGCGATTGAGTACGAAATTGACCGGCAAATCGCAGCTGTGGAAGCTGGAAAATCGATTATTCAAGAAACTCGCCTTTGGGAAGAGGGTAGTCAACGCACGATTAGTATGCGGACTAAGGAAGGATCCAGCGATTACCGCTATTTTCCTGAACCTGACTTACCACCCATTGAAGTCTCAACGGAACAATTAGAGCAATGGCGCAGTGAGCTAGCAGAACTTCCGGCCCAGAAGCGGCATCGTTATGAAAGTGAACTGGGACTTTCTGCCTATGATGCCCGGGTGTTGACGGATGATCGTCAAGTGGCAGAGTATTTTGAAACAACTGTTGCTGCTAATGCTAATCCTAAACAAGCTGCAAACTGGGTAATGGGAGATATTGCTGCTTATCTTAAGACTGAGAAACTGGCTATTACAGAGATTGCTCTCAAACCCGAGACTCTGGCAGAACTGATCAACCTGATTGATAATGACACCATTAGTGGTAAGATTGCCAAGGAGATTTTGCCAGAATTACTCTCTAAAGGGGGTTCTGCTAGGGAACTGGTGGAACGTAAGGGTTTGATTAAGATCTCTGACCCGGATCAACTCTCAACCATTATTGATGAGGTACTGGCCGCCAATCCTAAGGAACTCGAACAGTATCGCAATGGTAAGACCAAGCTGCAAGGTTTCTTTGTGGGACAGGTGATGAAGAAAACTAGCGGACGAGCTGATCCTAAGCTGACTAACCAAATTTTGGGCAAGAAGCTCAAGGGTGATTGA
- the argJ gene encoding bifunctional ornithine acetyltransferase/N-acetylglutamate synthase, translated as MSDWQEISGGITAPRGYQAAGITAGLKPSGQPDLALILSEVDAIAAGVFTTSHVRAACVDYCRQCLQSKASARAILCNAGQANAATGEQGWQDALASAKALGEALNVSPNSILLASTGVIGQRIKMDALLSGIPQLVAQASETGSDAAAEAIITTDLVTKSIALETMIDDRPVRIGGIAKGSGMIHPNMATMLAFVTCDAAVSTSLWQQMLQRAADKSFNQITVDGDTSTNDTLIALANGQSRTSAITEIGPAAQKLEGMLTAVCQHLAKAIARDGEGATCLIEVQVTGAPDDKGARQIAKTIVGSSLVKSAIFGRDPNWGRIAAAAGRAGVPFEQENLRIQLGDVLLMENGQPLGFDRQQASDYLKQAAVGAYLKEDTVLIQVNVGNGHGVGQAWGCDLSYDYVKINAEYTT; from the coding sequence ATGTCGGACTGGCAAGAGATTAGTGGTGGGATAACAGCTCCCAGGGGCTATCAGGCAGCAGGCATTACCGCAGGTTTAAAACCGTCGGGTCAGCCAGACTTAGCGTTGATATTATCAGAGGTGGATGCGATCGCAGCTGGGGTGTTCACCACCAGTCATGTCCGGGCTGCTTGTGTAGATTATTGCCGTCAATGCTTACAATCTAAAGCTAGTGCTCGTGCTATTTTGTGTAATGCCGGACAAGCCAATGCAGCAACGGGTGAGCAGGGTTGGCAGGATGCTCTAGCTAGTGCTAAAGCTTTGGGTGAAGCACTCAATGTTTCACCTAATTCGATTTTGTTGGCATCGACGGGGGTGATTGGTCAACGCATCAAGATGGATGCTCTATTGTCAGGCATTCCCCAATTGGTCGCACAAGCATCAGAAACTGGTTCCGATGCAGCAGCTGAAGCGATTATTACCACGGATTTAGTCACTAAATCCATTGCTCTGGAAACCATGATTGATGACCGTCCGGTCAGGATAGGTGGTATTGCTAAGGGCTCTGGTATGATTCATCCCAACATGGCGACTATGCTAGCATTTGTAACTTGCGATGCTGCAGTTTCTACTTCCCTATGGCAACAGATGTTACAGCGGGCAGCGGATAAAAGTTTTAATCAAATTACCGTAGATGGGGATACCAGCACCAATGACACTCTAATTGCCTTGGCTAATGGTCAGTCCCGAACATCAGCGATTACAGAAATCGGACCAGCAGCTCAGAAGTTGGAGGGGATGCTGACAGCAGTATGTCAGCATTTGGCAAAAGCGATCGCACGGGATGGAGAAGGGGCCACCTGCTTGATTGAAGTCCAAGTCACTGGTGCACCGGATGATAAAGGGGCTCGTCAAATTGCTAAGACCATTGTTGGGTCATCCTTGGTTAAGTCTGCTATCTTTGGACGAGACCCAAACTGGGGCAGAATTGCCGCAGCCGCTGGCCGTGCAGGAGTACCGTTTGAGCAAGAAAACCTGCGGATTCAGTTAGGGGATGTCTTGCTGATGGAAAATGGTCAACCCTTAGGGTTTGACCGTCAACAGGCTAGTGATTATCTTAAGCAGGCTGCTGTTGGTGCTTATCTTAAAGAAGATACGGTTTTAATTCAGGTTAATGTGGGCAATGGTCATGGTGTTGGTCAGGCTTGGGGTTGTGATTTGAGTTATGACTATGTCAAGATTAATGCAGAATATACCACTTAA